A genomic window from Nosocomiicoccus massiliensis includes:
- the frr gene encoding ribosome recycling factor, with protein MANDVLKQAEKKMNDAIDALNRELAGIRTATANASLLDRVYVNYYGADTPLQQLANIQVPEARMLTVTPYDKSSVDDVLKAIQLADLGVNPTSDGTMIRITIPQLTEDRRKELTKDVKSVGENSKVVIRNIRRDANDTLKKQEKDSEISEDELRSLEEDVQDLTNKFVNIIDERVKEKEADIMEV; from the coding sequence ATGGCTAACGACGTATTGAAACAAGCAGAAAAGAAAATGAACGACGCAATTGATGCGTTAAATCGTGAACTTGCAGGAATTCGTACAGCAACAGCAAACGCAAGTCTATTAGACCGCGTATACGTAAACTATTACGGTGCGGACACTCCGCTTCAACAACTTGCAAACATTCAAGTGCCAGAAGCGAGAATGTTAACAGTTACACCGTACGACAAAAGTTCAGTAGACGACGTGTTAAAAGCGATTCAATTAGCTGACTTAGGTGTGAACCCAACGTCAGATGGTACGATGATTCGTATTACAATTCCGCAACTAACAGAAGACAGACGTAAAGAATTAACAAAAGACGTTAAAAGCGTTGGTGAAAACTCTAAAGTCGTTATTCGTAACATCCGCCGTGATGCAAACGATACACTAAAGAAACAAGAGAAAGACTCTGAAATTAGTGAAGACGAATTACGTTCATTAGAAGAAGATGTTCAAGATTTAACAAATAAATTTGTGAACATCATCGACGAACGCGTAAAGGAAAAAGAAGCAGACATTATGGAAGTTTAA
- a CDS encoding isoprenyl transferase, with translation MFNEKNSTDINGPNHVAIIMDGNGRYAKSLGLPRVKGHEQGMETVRRIVVAANQLNIKYLTLYAFSTENWSRPQSEVSFLMKLPGIFMNKFLPELMRENVKVETIGEFDELPLHTKKAVSYAVNKTKNNTGLTLIFALNYGGRNEIVRAVKNIAKDVERGTIESSNITDETFSTYLYTKDYPDPELLIRTSGEYRISNFLLWQISYSELYFTDTYWPELSVEEFNSIIESYCKRDRRFGGLKEERHDEN, from the coding sequence ATGTTTAATGAGAAAAACTCGACCGATATAAATGGTCCAAACCATGTAGCGATTATCATGGATGGAAACGGCAGATACGCTAAAAGCCTTGGATTACCTCGAGTAAAAGGGCACGAACAAGGTATGGAGACTGTTCGTCGAATAGTCGTAGCTGCGAATCAATTAAATATAAAGTATTTAACGCTATATGCATTTTCTACAGAGAACTGGTCACGCCCACAAAGTGAAGTATCATTTTTGATGAAGCTTCCTGGAATTTTTATGAACAAATTCTTACCAGAATTGATGAGAGAAAATGTAAAAGTAGAGACGATCGGTGAATTTGATGAATTACCTTTACATACTAAAAAAGCCGTCTCTTATGCCGTCAATAAAACAAAAAACAATACGGGTTTAACGTTAATTTTTGCGCTGAATTACGGTGGTAGAAATGAAATTGTACGCGCTGTAAAAAATATCGCAAAAGACGTAGAAAGAGGGACTATAGAGTCATCAAATATTACTGACGAAACGTTTAGCACGTATTTATATACAAAAGACTATCCGGATCCGGAATTACTCATTCGTACGAGTGGGGAATATCGAATAAGTAACTTTTTATTATGGCAAATTTCGTATAGTGAATTATATTTTACAGATACGTATTGGCCGGAATTATCTGTTGAAGAGTTCAATTCGATTATAGAAAGTTATTGTAAAAGAGACCGAAGATTTGGTGGGTTAAAGGAGGAACGTCACGATGAAAACTAG
- a CDS encoding phosphatidate cytidylyltransferase, with protein MKTRVITAVVALLIFLPLVIYGGIPFLALVYLMSFVALYEILKMNRIHIFSVPGIMSILALFLILGPNSTFLPTVEAYRLNLLIVIALVMLSFTVISNNRFSFVDMGFCVMSVAYIGIGFMYAYETRNAGLIYLMYGLLIVWTTDTGAYLFGRAIGKRKLWPRISPNKTIEGALGGLFSAAVLAVIFSLTGLLDNNMFSLIVLTVILSAFGQMGDLVESALKRHFDVKDSGTILPGHGGILDRFDSFIFVLPLMNILPIII; from the coding sequence ATGAAAACTAGAGTTATTACAGCAGTTGTCGCGTTACTCATATTTTTACCTCTTGTAATCTACGGCGGTATTCCATTTTTAGCGCTCGTTTACTTAATGTCTTTTGTCGCTTTATACGAAATCTTAAAAATGAATCGAATTCATATTTTCAGTGTGCCGGGTATTATGTCAATTCTCGCGTTGTTTTTAATCCTCGGACCAAATTCGACATTTTTACCAACAGTTGAAGCGTACCGTTTAAATTTACTCATCGTTATTGCGCTCGTTATGTTGTCGTTTACTGTTATATCTAATAACCGATTCTCGTTTGTCGACATGGGATTTTGTGTCATGAGTGTCGCTTATATCGGTATTGGATTTATGTATGCATATGAAACGAGAAATGCTGGTTTGATTTATTTAATGTACGGACTTTTAATCGTATGGACGACAGATACAGGTGCGTATTTATTTGGACGCGCCATTGGTAAGCGAAAATTATGGCCGCGTATCTCACCAAATAAAACGATAGAAGGTGCGCTCGGTGGGCTATTTAGTGCTGCAGTTCTTGCAGTAATATTTTCACTGACGGGTCTTTTAGATAACAATATGTTTTCACTCATCGTTTTAACGGTGATTTTAAGTGCATTTGGTCAAATGGGAGATCTCGTTGAATCTGCATTAAAGAGACATTTTGACGTCAAAGATTCAGGGACAATTTTACCTGGCCACGGTGGTATTCTAGACAGATTCGATAGTTTTATATTCGTTCTACCGTTAATGAATATACTACCGATAATTATTTAG